In one Alistipes sp. ZOR0009 genomic region, the following are encoded:
- a CDS encoding FtsW/RodA/SpoVE family cell cycle protein, giving the protein MNSLLRHFKGDPVIWAMLAVLSVVSILVVYSATGTLAYSKFHGETYRFLLKQTGFVFSGMLIAYIVHLFDIRIYQKLSIVAVVVSVLLLLLTMAMGTNLNDASRWLSIGGVTFQTSDIAKVALIMYVSNMLATHQNDIKDWRVYAKIAAVIGLVCVIILPNNFSTAAMLGFVCMMLLFIGRVSVKHLALTGVGAVVLVAVFVLVAQLTGFQKHRIATWEKRYHTFMGDKDGAKPTKDDTFQADQSKIAVATGGVFGKGPGNSTQRNYLPHPYSDFIYAIIIEEYGLVGGFIIMLIYLALLYRAGIIVKRSEKTYPAFLTMGLILLMVVQAMINMGVAVGFFPVTGQTLPFVSMGGSSIWVTGMVFGLIQSANCKIGGDTTSKKEPKAADEKQEKELKEELAHES; this is encoded by the coding sequence ATGAATAGTCTGCTTAGACATTTTAAAGGTGATCCTGTTATTTGGGCAATGCTCGCGGTGCTGTCGGTTGTATCCATATTGGTGGTATACTCGGCAACAGGCACGTTGGCATACTCTAAATTCCACGGCGAAACCTACCGTTTTTTGTTGAAGCAGACTGGCTTTGTGTTCTCCGGAATGCTCATAGCCTACATTGTGCATCTCTTTGATATTCGCATATACCAGAAGCTCTCCATCGTTGCTGTTGTGGTGAGCGTGCTGCTGCTTTTGCTGACAATGGCTATGGGAACCAACTTAAACGATGCTTCAAGATGGCTTTCCATTGGTGGGGTTACCTTTCAAACTTCGGATATTGCAAAGGTGGCGCTCATTATGTACGTCTCTAACATGCTGGCTACCCATCAGAATGATATAAAAGACTGGCGGGTATACGCTAAGATTGCGGCAGTTATTGGGCTGGTTTGTGTTATCATCCTGCCAAACAACTTCTCTACAGCGGCTATGCTTGGTTTTGTTTGTATGATGCTTCTTTTTATTGGCCGTGTTAGCGTAAAGCATTTGGCGCTTACAGGTGTTGGCGCTGTGGTGCTGGTGGCTGTTTTTGTGCTGGTAGCGCAGCTTACAGGATTCCAGAAGCATCGTATTGCCACTTGGGAAAAACGCTACCATACGTTTATGGGCGACAAGGATGGTGCAAAGCCTACCAAGGACGATACCTTCCAAGCCGACCAATCCAAAATAGCCGTAGCAACGGGTGGCGTATTTGGCAAAGGCCCTGGTAATAGCACCCAAAGAAACTATTTGCCTCACCCATATTCCGACTTTATCTATGCCATAATCATAGAGGAGTACGGATTGGTTGGTGGCTTCATAATAATGTTGATTTATCTCGCACTCTTATACCGAGCGGGAATTATCGTCAAGCGATCGGAAAAAACCTACCCCGCATTTTTGACAATGGGATTGATACTTCTGATGGTTGTTCAGGCCATGATAAACATGGGGGTTGCCGTTGGCTTCTTCCCTGTTACAGGGCAAACGCTTCCATTTGTAAGTATGGGGGGAAGCTCCATTTGGGTTACAGGTATGGTGTTTGGTTTGATACAAAGCGCTAACTGTAAAATTGGCGGAGATACAACCTCGAAGAAGGAACCGAAAGCTGCCGACGAAAAGCAAGAAAAGGAATTAAAGGAGGAGTTAGCTCATGAGTCGTAG
- the murD gene encoding UDP-N-acetylmuramoyl-L-alanine--D-glutamate ligase, giving the protein MEKWGRIVVLGGGESGVGAAVLAKTKGFDVFLSDLGELKDSYKETLSKFDIPFEEKKHTEELILNATEVIKSPGIPEKAPMVVKLKEKGIKIISEIEFAGRYTNAKMICITGSNGKTTTTSLIYHMLKKAELNVGLGGNIGKSFAYQVAFENYDYYVLELSSFQLDGMYDFKADIAVLLNITPDHLDRYDYKMQNYVDSKFRITQNLKENDCFIFCSDDEVTMENIEKIVFRAKLLPFSHEFEVEEGAYLDGETLNVKYGDHEFEMPVEELSLKGKHNVYNSMAAAITGTVLNLRNDVIRKSLSDFQGVEHRLEPVLKVRGITFINDSKATNINSTWYALESMKGKKNVIWVVGGVDKGNDYSTLANLVNEKVKAIVCLGVDNAKIHKAFEDMIPTIIDTKSAEEAVLESYKLGVDGDVVLLSPACASFDLFDNYEDRGRKFKNAVRNL; this is encoded by the coding sequence ATGGAAAAGTGGGGAAGAATTGTTGTTTTAGGGGGAGGAGAAAGCGGTGTAGGAGCTGCGGTTCTCGCTAAAACCAAAGGGTTCGATGTTTTTTTGTCTGATCTCGGCGAGCTTAAGGATTCCTACAAGGAGACTTTAAGCAAGTTTGATATTCCCTTTGAGGAAAAGAAGCATACCGAGGAGCTGATTCTAAATGCGACGGAAGTCATTAAGAGTCCAGGAATTCCTGAAAAGGCGCCTATGGTGGTAAAGTTGAAGGAGAAGGGAATAAAGATTATCTCTGAGATAGAATTTGCTGGTAGATATACCAATGCTAAGATGATCTGCATCACCGGAAGCAATGGTAAAACAACAACAACTTCTCTCATCTACCACATGCTTAAGAAGGCCGAATTGAATGTTGGCCTAGGCGGAAATATTGGAAAAAGCTTTGCCTATCAGGTGGCTTTCGAAAATTACGACTACTACGTGCTAGAGTTGAGTAGCTTCCAGCTAGACGGAATGTACGATTTTAAGGCAGACATTGCGGTGCTGCTTAATATCACGCCCGACCACTTGGATCGCTACGACTATAAGATGCAAAACTACGTTGACTCGAAGTTTCGCATCACCCAAAATTTGAAGGAAAACGACTGCTTCATCTTCTGCTCCGACGATGAGGTTACGATGGAAAATATAGAGAAAATCGTATTCCGTGCTAAGCTGCTTCCTTTCTCTCACGAGTTTGAAGTTGAAGAGGGGGCATACCTCGACGGTGAAACGCTTAACGTAAAGTATGGCGATCATGAATTCGAGATGCCCGTAGAGGAGCTCTCGCTGAAAGGAAAGCATAACGTTTATAATTCCATGGCCGCTGCCATTACCGGTACGGTTCTAAATCTTAGGAACGACGTTATACGAAAATCGCTATCCGATTTTCAGGGTGTCGAGCATCGCTTGGAGCCCGTTCTTAAGGTGCGTGGTATAACGTTTATCAACGACTCAAAGGCTACCAACATCAACTCTACGTGGTATGCGTTGGAAAGCATGAAGGGCAAAAAGAACGTAATATGGGTTGTTGGTGGTGTAGATAAGGGTAACGACTACTCTACTTTGGCCAACTTGGTTAACGAAAAGGTGAAGGCTATTGTGTGCTTAGGTGTCGATAACGCCAAAATTCACAAGGCTTTTGAAGATATGATTCCAACTATCATCGATACAAAGTCGGCAGAGGAGGCCGTACTGGAATCTTACAAGCTGGGTGTAGACGGGGATGTTGTGCTACTTTCTCCCGCATGCGCTAGCTTCGATTTGTTTGACAACTACGAGGATAGAGGTCGTAAGTTTAAAAATGCAGTTAGAAACCTGTAG
- the mraY gene encoding phospho-N-acetylmuramoyl-pentapeptide-transferase, with product MLYYLFNYLDRLDFPGAGMFHYISFRASLAIILSLTIGLIFGKKIIRMLQRQQIGEEIRDLGLEGQMQKKGTPTMGGVIILTSIIIPVLLLGDLKNVYVQLMLITTVWLGGIGLLDDYIKVFKKNKEGLSGRFKILGQVGIGLIVGITLWANNDVVIREKVNRDASNAEVTIIGNAGNANERVVYLTPEHKATKTTIPFVKNNEFDYAKLVPFKTENKQVWGWVVFVIATILIVTAVSNGSNLTDGLDGLATSVSVVIGTTLGILAYLSGNVIYADYLHIMYIPNTGEMVIFMAAFIGALIGFLWYNTFPAQVFMGDTGSLAIGGIIAVFAIIIRKELLIPILCGIFFVESLSVMLQVGYFKYTKKKYGEGRRIFLMSPLHHHFQKKGYPEPKIVMRFTIVAILLAVVTIVTLKMR from the coding sequence ATGCTATACTATCTTTTTAACTACTTAGATCGGTTAGATTTTCCAGGAGCGGGAATGTTTCATTACATCTCGTTTAGAGCAAGTTTGGCTATTATTTTATCGCTTACCATAGGACTGATATTTGGTAAAAAGATCATACGAATGCTTCAACGTCAGCAAATTGGTGAAGAAATTCGCGATTTGGGACTAGAAGGACAGATGCAAAAGAAGGGAACTCCAACTATGGGTGGAGTAATAATTCTTACTTCAATTATCATCCCAGTACTTTTGCTTGGCGACCTTAAAAATGTATACGTTCAGCTAATGCTTATTACTACCGTTTGGTTGGGAGGTATTGGCTTACTCGATGACTATATCAAGGTTTTTAAGAAGAACAAGGAAGGGTTATCTGGACGTTTTAAAATTTTAGGGCAGGTTGGTATTGGGCTTATTGTGGGCATTACCCTTTGGGCTAACAACGATGTGGTGATCCGCGAAAAGGTAAATCGTGATGCAAGTAATGCAGAGGTTACCATTATTGGGAATGCTGGAAATGCCAACGAGCGTGTTGTCTACCTTACTCCCGAGCACAAGGCCACAAAAACTACAATTCCATTTGTTAAAAATAACGAGTTCGACTATGCGAAGCTTGTTCCATTTAAAACGGAAAATAAGCAAGTATGGGGTTGGGTGGTGTTTGTCATTGCTACCATCCTAATTGTTACTGCTGTTTCAAATGGATCAAACCTTACCGACGGTCTCGATGGATTGGCAACTAGCGTTTCGGTGGTGATAGGGACAACTCTCGGAATTTTGGCCTACCTATCAGGTAACGTTATCTATGCCGATTATCTGCATATTATGTACATTCCGAATACGGGCGAGATGGTAATCTTTATGGCTGCCTTTATTGGGGCGCTTATAGGTTTCCTTTGGTATAATACCTTTCCTGCTCAGGTTTTCATGGGCGATACCGGCAGCTTGGCAATTGGAGGAATCATTGCCGTATTCGCAATTATCATACGAAAGGAGCTGCTAATCCCTATTCTTTGTGGGATCTTCTTTGTCGAGAGCCTTTCTGTGATGTTACAGGTTGGATATTTTAAGTACACGAAGAAAAAATACGGCGAGGGACGACGAATTTTCTTGATGTCTCCTTTGCATCACCACTTCCAAAAGAAGGGGTACCCTGAACCTAAGATTGTAATGCGATTTACAATTGTGGCGATTTTATTGGCTGTAGTAACAATCGTAACCTTAAAGATGAGGTAG
- a CDS encoding UDP-N-acetylmuramoyl-L-alanyl-D-glutamate--2,6-diaminopimelate ligase translates to MHNLDELLNGVDVEVLVGSKAVKVAAVGFDSRKVVRGQLFVAVSGTQVDGHKFIADSIEKGAVAVVCEHLPEEKPEGITFIVVKNSLVACGRIASNFYGRPSEKLKLVGITGTNGKTTTVTLLYRMFRELGYKVGLLSTVVNYIDDRTVDATHTTPDAVQLNALLAEMVEAGCEYCFMEVSSHSIDQHRIEGLHFEGAMFSNITHDHLDYHKTFDAYIKAKKAFFDSLPKTSFALTNVDDRNGMVMLQNCSGIVKTYGLKNPCDFKTKIIESHFDGMLININGADIWTRFLGDFNAYNLTAVYGAAILLGADKDEVMRIISMLGPVNGRFEYVKSKNGITAIVDYAHTPDALVNVINTINRMRKEDQRLLVVVGAGGNRDKTKRPVMASVAVANADLVVLTSDNPRNEDPNDILNDMRAGIKAEDMGKVLTITDRKEGIKTACMLARPNDIILVAGKGHEDYQEVQGVKHHFDDKEVLREIFETLQ, encoded by the coding sequence ATGCATAATTTGGATGAATTACTGAATGGAGTTGATGTTGAGGTGCTGGTTGGCAGCAAGGCTGTTAAAGTAGCTGCCGTAGGATTCGATTCGCGTAAAGTTGTGCGTGGTCAACTTTTTGTTGCCGTAAGCGGAACTCAGGTTGATGGACATAAGTTCATTGCTGATTCGATAGAAAAGGGGGCTGTTGCAGTTGTTTGTGAGCACCTTCCTGAAGAGAAACCAGAAGGAATTACCTTTATTGTGGTTAAAAACTCGTTGGTAGCGTGCGGACGTATTGCTTCCAACTTTTACGGAAGACCTTCCGAAAAGCTGAAGCTGGTTGGAATTACAGGTACCAATGGGAAAACAACAACGGTAACCTTGCTCTATAGGATGTTTAGAGAGTTGGGGTATAAAGTTGGGCTGCTATCTACCGTTGTAAACTACATTGACGACAGAACGGTTGATGCTACGCATACTACCCCCGACGCTGTACAGCTAAATGCATTGCTCGCAGAGATGGTTGAAGCCGGTTGCGAGTATTGTTTTATGGAGGTTAGCTCTCACTCAATCGATCAGCATCGTATCGAAGGGCTACATTTTGAGGGGGCTATGTTCTCCAATATTACGCACGATCATTTAGATTACCATAAAACCTTTGATGCCTACATAAAGGCAAAGAAGGCATTTTTTGATTCGTTACCAAAAACATCGTTTGCGCTTACCAACGTCGATGATAGAAATGGCATGGTAATGCTGCAAAACTGTAGCGGCATAGTCAAGACTTATGGTCTTAAAAATCCATGTGATTTTAAAACGAAAATCATCGAGAGCCATTTTGATGGAATGCTAATAAACATCAACGGTGCCGATATCTGGACTCGTTTTCTTGGCGACTTTAATGCCTATAACCTAACCGCAGTATATGGTGCTGCGATTTTGCTTGGGGCAGATAAGGACGAGGTGATGAGAATCATCAGCATGCTAGGACCTGTAAATGGCCGTTTTGAGTACGTAAAGTCGAAAAACGGAATTACAGCCATTGTTGATTATGCGCATACGCCTGATGCCTTGGTGAATGTTATCAATACGATCAATAGAATGCGCAAGGAGGATCAGCGCCTACTGGTGGTGGTTGGAGCAGGCGGTAATCGCGATAAGACTAAGCGCCCAGTCATGGCTTCTGTTGCTGTTGCCAATGCCGATTTGGTGGTGCTTACATCTGATAACCCACGAAATGAAGATCCGAATGATATTCTTAACGATATGCGTGCTGGTATTAAAGCCGAGGATATGGGCAAGGTGCTAACAATAACCGACCGTAAGGAGGGTATTAAGACGGCCTGTATGCTTGCGCGTCCCAACGACATTATTTTGGTTGCAGGGAAAGGGCATGAAGACTATCAGGAGGTGCAGGGCGTTAAGCATCATTTTGACGATAAGGAGGTACTCCGCGAAATTTTTGAAACACTGCAATAA
- a CDS encoding penicillin-binding protein — MSIKKDIMWRVGVVYLFLFIIGVLILVQAVRLQFFQGSKWREQANEVTYKRINIESSRGDILAVDGRILATSIPYYEVRMDLRAKGLTDEIFYEKIDSLANGLSNLFKDKSAKAYRKELVNAREDGKRYFAVAPRRVNYIEMKQIKSLPLFNKGKNKSGLILVQVGRRLKPNAFLASRTIGAINEDGYGVGIEYAFNRDLKGVEGIAMAQRVAGNVWIPVNGEVDVEPKDGLDVVSTIDINLQDVAQSALNRILIENEADHGTAILMEVSTGEVRAIANLKRNVDGSYSENYNYAVGESVEPGSTFKIPALICMLEDGLISLDEDVDTENGEIYIYNKRIKDSKHGGHGVITAQRVFELSSNVGVAKLITKSYKGRECAFIDRLYSMHLDEKVGFDIKGEVKPYIKYPTDRHWSGLSLPMMSIGYEVKMTPLQMLTFYNAIANGGQMVRPKLVKELRYHGNVVKTFPAEVIIPSIASKSTIEKVKKVLEGVVDSGTATNLRNPNYKIAGKTGTAQIAQGTKGYGAEGSRVYQASFAGYFPASNPKYSCIVVINAPSKNVYYAAQVAGPVFKEIADKVYSTSLTWHKPLEPNGKLVDLPRSKSGDLRSLTNVLDDLKIPYRLKQDFKNGFVGIDTTTDNELPLSKRSIVKNIVPNVTKMGAKDAVFVLENSGLKVVFKGRGLVKKQSIAPGERITKGETIYLEMSM; from the coding sequence ATGTCAATTAAGAAGGACATAATGTGGAGGGTAGGCGTTGTTTACCTATTCCTATTCATAATTGGAGTTCTAATTTTGGTTCAAGCTGTACGTTTGCAGTTTTTCCAAGGCTCTAAGTGGAGGGAACAGGCAAATGAGGTTACCTATAAGCGTATTAATATAGAATCTAGCCGTGGTGATATCTTGGCTGTAGATGGACGTATACTGGCAACGTCTATTCCTTACTATGAGGTTCGTATGGATCTTAGGGCAAAGGGACTTACCGATGAGATATTTTACGAAAAGATAGATTCGTTGGCTAATGGGTTGTCGAACTTATTTAAGGATAAATCGGCCAAGGCATATCGGAAGGAGCTGGTAAATGCTCGCGAGGATGGCAAACGGTATTTTGCGGTTGCGCCACGTCGGGTAAACTATATAGAGATGAAGCAAATTAAATCGCTTCCCTTATTTAACAAGGGAAAAAATAAGAGCGGTTTAATTCTGGTTCAGGTAGGACGTCGACTAAAACCTAACGCCTTTTTAGCTTCGCGGACAATTGGAGCAATAAACGAGGATGGCTACGGTGTTGGAATAGAGTATGCCTTTAATAGAGATTTAAAGGGGGTTGAGGGGATTGCCATGGCTCAACGTGTTGCTGGCAACGTTTGGATTCCAGTAAATGGCGAAGTTGATGTTGAGCCCAAAGACGGACTTGATGTGGTATCAACAATAGACATTAACCTGCAGGATGTGGCGCAGAGCGCACTTAATCGAATCCTTATTGAAAACGAAGCAGACCACGGTACTGCCATTTTGATGGAGGTATCTACGGGCGAAGTTCGCGCAATAGCCAACCTTAAACGGAATGTAGATGGAAGCTATTCTGAAAACTACAACTACGCGGTTGGCGAATCGGTAGAGCCTGGTTCCACCTTTAAGATTCCTGCCCTAATCTGTATGCTCGAAGATGGGCTAATAAGCTTAGACGAAGACGTTGATACCGAAAATGGAGAAATCTACATTTATAATAAGAGGATAAAAGACTCGAAGCATGGAGGGCATGGAGTGATTACCGCTCAACGTGTTTTTGAACTTTCGTCTAATGTTGGCGTAGCAAAGTTGATTACCAAATCATACAAAGGTCGCGAGTGTGCGTTTATCGATAGGCTTTATAGCATGCATCTTGACGAGAAGGTTGGGTTTGATATCAAGGGTGAGGTAAAGCCTTACATTAAGTATCCAACCGACCGACATTGGTCTGGCCTTTCTTTGCCAATGATGTCAATTGGCTACGAGGTAAAGATGACCCCTTTGCAGATGTTAACCTTCTACAATGCAATTGCCAATGGAGGGCAGATGGTTAGACCTAAGCTGGTAAAGGAGTTGAGATATCATGGAAATGTTGTAAAAACATTCCCGGCCGAAGTTATAATTCCTTCTATTGCCTCAAAGTCTACAATCGAAAAGGTAAAGAAGGTTTTGGAGGGCGTGGTAGATTCAGGGACGGCCACCAACCTTCGAAATCCAAACTATAAAATTGCAGGTAAGACAGGCACTGCCCAAATAGCACAAGGTACAAAAGGTTATGGTGCCGAAGGAAGCCGGGTGTACCAAGCTTCTTTTGCAGGATATTTTCCTGCGAGTAATCCCAAGTATAGCTGTATTGTGGTTATCAATGCGCCTTCGAAGAATGTTTACTACGCTGCTCAGGTTGCCGGTCCGGTATTTAAGGAAATCGCGGATAAGGTTTATTCAACAAGTTTAACATGGCATAAACCTTTAGAACCTAATGGCAAATTAGTAGATTTGCCGCGCTCAAAATCGGGTGACTTGAGGAGCTTAACAAACGTACTTGACGACTTGAAGATACCTTACCGCTTGAAGCAGGATTTTAAGAATGGTTTTGTTGGAATAGATACCACTACAGATAACGAGCTGCCTCTTTCTAAGCGCAGCATTGTCAAAAACATTGTTCCTAATGTTACAAAAATGGGAGCAAAGGATGCTGTTTTTGTTCTTGAAAATTCAGGTTTAAAGGTGGTATTTAAAGGTAGAGGTCTCGTTAAAAAGCAGTCGATAGCCCCAGGAGAGCGAATAACCAAGGGTGAAACGATTTATTTAGAAATGTCAATGTAA
- a CDS encoding FtsL-like putative cell division protein: MEEVLENIDKKTEAPEFTDIKQPKVAAGKRVNHVKDVLSGNVLVRDYLVRHIPYIILLVVLAIFYIANRYKNEKIAIEEQALKEDLKNLRSESITTAAELMRISRQSEVVKLVKDKGINLEESTVPPKIIENK; encoded by the coding sequence ATGGAAGAGGTTTTAGAAAATATTGATAAAAAGACGGAAGCGCCTGAGTTTACGGATATAAAGCAGCCGAAAGTCGCTGCTGGAAAGCGTGTAAACCATGTTAAGGATGTGCTGTCGGGAAACGTGCTTGTGCGCGATTATCTGGTGAGGCATATACCTTATATTATACTACTGGTCGTTTTGGCGATATTTTATATAGCTAATCGTTATAAGAACGAGAAGATTGCTATTGAGGAACAAGCGCTTAAGGAAGATTTGAAAAATTTGCGCTCCGAATCTATAACAACGGCAGCGGAATTGATGCGCATTAGCCGTCAATCGGAAGTTGTTAAGTTAGTAAAGGACAAAGGTATAAACCTGGAGGAATCAACGGTTCCTCCTAAAATTATAGAAAATAAGTAG
- the rsmH gene encoding 16S rRNA (cytosine(1402)-N(4))-methyltransferase RsmH yields MSEYHVPVMLKESVEGLNINPDGIYVDVTFGGGGHSRYILEHLKGGKLIAFDQDLEAQNNIPTHPNLIFVHGNFRFLRNFVRHAGYEQVDGILADLGVSSHHFDDEQRGFSFRFEGPLDMRMNTLSKFDAAHVVNTYDPVKLMELLRIYGEVDNPKVLVRAITKKRDEKPIETVQELVEALQPHIPANAQHKFLAKVFQALRIEVNREMEALKQMLEQSLKVLKPGGRLSVITYHSLEDRMVKNFMKSGNFEGKLEKDFYGNVITPFNIVNKKAISPTEKELEINNRSRSAKLRIAEKK; encoded by the coding sequence ATGAGTGAATACCACGTACCCGTAATGCTAAAAGAGAGCGTCGAAGGGCTAAACATTAATCCTGACGGTATTTATGTTGATGTAACCTTTGGAGGAGGTGGTCATTCCCGATACATCCTCGAGCATCTAAAAGGGGGAAAGTTAATTGCTTTTGATCAAGACTTGGAGGCGCAAAACAATATTCCTACTCACCCGAACCTAATTTTTGTACATGGAAACTTTAGGTTTTTACGAAACTTTGTTCGGCATGCTGGCTATGAGCAGGTGGATGGTATTCTTGCCGATTTGGGCGTTTCGTCCCACCATTTTGATGATGAGCAGCGGGGCTTTTCTTTCCGATTTGAAGGACCATTGGATATGCGAATGAATACGCTATCTAAGTTCGATGCTGCTCATGTGGTGAATACCTATGATCCAGTAAAGCTAATGGAGTTGCTCCGCATTTACGGGGAGGTTGACAACCCTAAGGTGCTTGTTCGAGCCATTACAAAGAAAAGAGATGAAAAGCCGATAGAGACCGTTCAGGAGCTTGTAGAAGCGCTTCAACCACATATTCCTGCAAACGCACAGCATAAATTTCTTGCAAAAGTTTTTCAGGCGCTGCGAATAGAGGTAAATAGGGAGATGGAGGCTCTGAAGCAGATGCTAGAGCAATCTTTAAAAGTTTTGAAACCTGGTGGCCGACTAAGCGTGATAACCTACCACTCTTTGGAGGATCGGATGGTCAAGAACTTCATGAAGAGCGGAAATTTTGAGGGTAAGCTGGAGAAAGATTTTTATGGGAACGTCATTACGCCGTTCAATATTGTCAATAAAAAAGCGATCTCCCCAACAGAGAAGGAGTTGGAAATAAACAACCGCTCAAGAAGTGCTAAACTTAGAATAGCGGAAAAGAAGTAG
- a CDS encoding division/cell wall cluster transcriptional repressor MraZ has protein sequence MNSFVGDYICKLDDKGRVLFPAAFKKQSEGVLERFILKKDIFEGCLVLYTTAEWERQLEIIKRKINPYVQAQNRFLREFYKSTTDVELDSSGRILIPKRFIEMGGLVKEVVFIGIGDKIEIWDKEKYYSSEMSQEQFAADAEKFLGGEIE, from the coding sequence ATGAACTCGTTTGTAGGAGATTACATTTGCAAACTCGATGATAAGGGGCGTGTACTCTTTCCTGCTGCTTTCAAAAAGCAGTCGGAGGGGGTGTTGGAGCGTTTTATCCTCAAGAAGGATATCTTTGAAGGGTGCCTTGTTCTCTATACTACCGCAGAGTGGGAGCGTCAGCTTGAGATTATCAAGCGAAAGATTAATCCGTACGTTCAAGCGCAAAATCGATTCTTGCGAGAGTTTTACAAATCAACAACCGATGTGGAGCTGGATTCTAGCGGCCGAATTCTTATCCCTAAACGATTTATTGAGATGGGAGGATTGGTAAAGGAGGTCGTTTTTATCGGTATTGGAGATAAGATTGAAATTTGGGATAAAGAAAAGTACTATTCATCAGAAATGTCGCAGGAGCAGTTCGCGGCTGATGCCGAGAAATTCTTGGGCGGCGAAATAGAGTAA
- a CDS encoding 1-acyl-sn-glycerol-3-phosphate acyltransferase produces MEDHTDYYIDVDKIIASKNPRLKKFLPKFITNYLKRIVHQDELNGVLRRHGHKSGLEFVNSSLKELDINYRVYGIENLKIEGRYLFASNHPLGGLDGLIMMSEMGRHYDNIKFVVNDLLLNIKQLEPLFIPVNKHGRQSAEYAEKIESAYASDTQILYFPAGLCSRKVKGEIIDLEWHKSFIQKAIKHKRDVVPVYFSGRNSDFFYNLSNFRKKLGIKVNFEFIYLVDEMFRQKNKKIDIVIGDPIAYQTFDNSRSLVQWAEYVREKSYALAEQLEF; encoded by the coding sequence GTGGAAGACCATACGGACTATTACATAGACGTAGATAAAATTATAGCCAGTAAGAATCCAAGGCTAAAAAAGTTCCTACCAAAATTTATAACCAACTATCTAAAACGCATTGTCCATCAGGACGAACTGAATGGCGTTTTGCGCCGCCACGGGCATAAAAGTGGCTTGGAGTTTGTAAATTCATCTCTCAAGGAGTTGGATATCAACTATCGAGTGTACGGTATTGAAAATCTAAAGATAGAAGGTCGCTACCTTTTTGCATCTAACCATCCTCTTGGCGGACTTGATGGACTAATAATGATGAGCGAAATGGGGCGCCACTACGACAATATTAAGTTCGTAGTCAACGATCTACTTCTAAACATTAAGCAGCTAGAGCCGCTATTTATTCCGGTAAATAAGCATGGGCGCCAATCTGCCGAATATGCAGAAAAAATCGAATCAGCATATGCTTCCGACACCCAAATCCTCTACTTCCCTGCGGGGCTTTGCTCGCGCAAAGTTAAGGGAGAAATAATCGATTTGGAGTGGCATAAAAGCTTTATCCAAAAAGCGATTAAGCACAAAAGGGATGTTGTTCCAGTATACTTTTCAGGTCGCAACTCCGATTTTTTCTACAATCTATCCAATTTCAGAAAAAAATTGGGGATCAAGGTGAACTTTGAGTTCATTTACTTGGTTGACGAAATGTTCCGCCAGAAGAATAAGAAAATTGATATTGTGATTGGAGATCCAATCGCTTATCAAACATTCGACAATAGCAGAAGCCTAGTTCAATGGGCGGAATACGTTCGCGAGAAATCGTACGCACTTGCTGAACAACTAGAATTTTAA